The following proteins are co-located in the Bacillota bacterium genome:
- a CDS encoding dicarboxylate/amino acid:cation symporter, producing the protein MKIGLLERVFIGFVVGVIVGAIVGPAASSIKFFGDIFIRLLQMLVIPLVFSTLAVGVAGVGGVKLGRVFGKTLFFYYITCIFALIIGLTMANAFNVGTGIALGELAQMEIQTPPPFRDVLLNIIPTNIVDAMAKATMLQVVFFAIVFGIAMGWAGQASEMVKSLLQSIADIMYKIVSMVLLYAPIGVFALMAWTVGNHGLSVLKPFGTLILVVYVGCLIHVFVVHAIFVRIFCKINPFRFLNKVKEAPIYAFTTTSSSATLPVTLRVVRAAGVSDSVSGFVLPIGATLNMDGTALYQTVAAVFVANALGLSLSMQQQVIIAVTALLASIGTAGVPGAGLIMLMTVLSSAGIPVEGVALIAGIDRILDMARTSVNVVDDITAAAMVATTEGERLSEDLYVRPQVSRKA; encoded by the coding sequence ATGAAGATCGGGCTTCTGGAAAGGGTATTCATCGGGTTCGTGGTGGGCGTCATTGTAGGTGCCATCGTGGGACCGGCGGCATCCAGTATCAAGTTCTTCGGGGATATCTTCATCAGGCTACTTCAGATGCTGGTAATCCCGCTGGTCTTCAGTACCCTGGCAGTAGGAGTGGCCGGAGTAGGCGGCGTCAAGCTAGGGAGGGTTTTTGGTAAGACTCTGTTCTTCTACTACATCACGTGCATCTTCGCACTCATCATCGGTCTTACAATGGCCAACGCCTTTAACGTGGGAACTGGCATCGCGCTGGGGGAGTTGGCCCAGATGGAGATCCAGACGCCTCCACCCTTCCGTGATGTGCTTCTTAACATAATACCTACAAACATCGTTGACGCAATGGCAAAAGCCACCATGCTTCAAGTTGTATTCTTCGCCATCGTCTTCGGGATCGCCATGGGATGGGCGGGCCAAGCCTCGGAGATGGTGAAGTCCCTGCTGCAATCCATCGCCGACATAATGTACAAGATCGTCAGTATGGTGCTGCTGTACGCCCCGATAGGTGTCTTCGCTCTCATGGCGTGGACTGTGGGGAATCACGGCCTGAGTGTGCTGAAGCCCTTCGGGACGCTCATTCTCGTTGTATATGTAGGCTGCCTAATCCATGTCTTTGTGGTACATGCCATCTTCGTCCGGATATTCTGCAAGATCAACCCATTCAGGTTCCTCAACAAGGTCAAGGAAGCACCTATCTATGCCTTCACCACAACGAGCAGCTCTGCCACTTTACCCGTGACCCTGCGGGTGGTTAGGGCAGCCGGCGTATCTGATTCCGTATCGGGCTTTGTGCTTCCCATCGGTGCGACACTGAACATGGACGGGACGGCGCTCTATCAAACCGTTGCTGCGGTATTCGTGGCCAACGCCTTAGGCCTGAGCCTTTCAATGCAGCAACAAGTCATCATTGCCGTGACGGCACTGCTGGCCTCCATCGGCACGGCAGGCGTGCCTGGTGCGGGCCTCATCATGCTGATGACGGTGCTAAGCTCGGCAGGCATTCCGGTGGAGGGCGTAGCCCTGATCGCTGGCATAGACAGGATACTCGACATGGCGCGAACGTCTGTGAACGTTGTCGACGACATCACCGCTGCAGCCATGGTCGCGACAACAGAGGGCGAGAGGCTCAGCGAGGACCTGTATGTCAGACCGCAGGTTTCCCGAAAGGCATAG
- the gatA gene encoding Asp-tRNA(Asn)/Glu-tRNA(Gln) amidotransferase subunit GatA: MRLHDMTLAEVSGLLDGGEVTPEEVCLEAINRIDEVEGDVRGFVTLDKDTALEAARSLNGKKRHGPLDGIPYAVKDVICTRGTRTTCGSRILEDFVPLYDATVVEHLKRRGAIFLGKTNMDEFAMGSSCENSAFFCTRNPWDLQRVPGGSSGGSAAVVAAGEAWFSLGSDTGGSVRQPASLCGVVGLKPTYGRVSRYGLIAFASSLDQVGPLAKDVTDCALVLEAIAGHDPRDSTSAGVEVPSYTSFLTGDIKGMRLGLPLEYLGEGTEPGVREVILKAAQTLDSLGASVEECSLPHTEAALSAYYLIAPAEASSNLARYDGVRYGFRASSDDLLTMYKETRQRGFGAEVKRRIMLGTYALSSGYYDAYYLRAQRVRTLVRQDFDRVFQRFDALVAPTSPTVAFKVGEKVDDPLTMYLSDVCTIPANLAGIPGLSVPAGFSQDMPVGLQILGRPFDEGTILRVGYAFEQARGIHRTRAQVKGGLA; encoded by the coding sequence ATGAGGCTTCATGACATGACCCTCGCCGAGGTGTCAGGACTCTTGGATGGGGGCGAGGTCACTCCCGAAGAGGTCTGCCTGGAGGCCATCAACCGCATTGACGAGGTCGAAGGCGATGTCCGGGGCTTTGTAACCCTGGACAAGGACACTGCCTTGGAGGCTGCCCGGTCCCTCAACGGGAAGAAACGGCACGGCCCCCTTGATGGCATCCCCTATGCTGTCAAGGATGTCATCTGCACAAGGGGCACCCGTACAACCTGCGGCTCAAGGATCCTGGAGGACTTCGTTCCCCTCTATGACGCCACCGTTGTTGAACACCTCAAGCGCCGGGGCGCCATATTCCTGGGCAAGACCAACATGGATGAATTCGCCATGGGGTCTTCCTGTGAAAACTCGGCGTTTTTCTGTACCAGGAACCCTTGGGACCTTCAGAGGGTGCCCGGGGGATCAAGCGGGGGCTCCGCCGCTGTTGTGGCAGCGGGAGAGGCCTGGTTCTCCCTGGGTTCAGATACCGGGGGCTCAGTCCGGCAGCCTGCCTCCCTCTGTGGAGTTGTAGGGCTGAAGCCCACTTACGGGCGGGTGTCCAGGTACGGTCTCATTGCATTTGCCTCCTCCCTGGACCAGGTTGGGCCCCTTGCCAAGGATGTGACCGATTGCGCTCTGGTGCTGGAGGCCATCGCCGGCCATGACCCCCGGGATTCCACATCAGCCGGCGTTGAGGTGCCCTCGTACACCAGTTTCCTCACAGGTGACATTAAGGGTATGAGGCTGGGCCTTCCCTTGGAATACCTGGGGGAGGGGACCGAGCCAGGGGTGCGAGAGGTCATCCTCAAGGCTGCCCAGACCCTGGATTCCCTGGGTGCCTCGGTGGAGGAGTGCTCCTTGCCCCACACCGAGGCAGCGCTCTCCGCCTACTACCTCATAGCGCCCGCGGAGGCCTCCTCCAACCTGGCCCGCTATGATGGAGTGCGCTACGGCTTCAGGGCTAGCAGCGACGACCTCCTTACCATGTACAAGGAGACACGGCAGAGAGGCTTCGGGGCAGAGGTAAAGCGCCGGATAATGCTGGGCACTTATGCCCTGAGTTCTGGCTACTACGATGCCTACTACCTGAGGGCACAGCGGGTGAGGACACTGGTACGCCAGGACTTCGACCGGGTGTTCCAGCGTTTCGATGCGCTCGTAGCCCCCACCTCGCCCACGGTGGCCTTCAAGGTGGGAGAGAAGGTGGATGACCCACTCACAATGTACCTGTCGGACGTGTGCACGATCCCGGCCAATCTCGCTGGTATCCCGGGACTGTCGGTTCCCGCTGGCTTCTCTCAGGACATGCCCGTGGGGCTGCAAATCCTGGGCAGGCCCTTTGATGAGGGGACCATCCTCAGGGTAGGATACGCCTTTGAGCAGGCCCGTGGAATTCACAGGACCAGGGCCCAGGTGAAGGGAGGTCTAGCGTGA
- the gatC gene encoding Asp-tRNA(Asn)/Glu-tRNA(Gln) amidotransferase subunit GatC: MAIDRSLVEHVALLARLQLGEEEKTSLLEQLNKILDHVRRLEEIDVEGVPPTFHVLPDMRNVMRPDEPRPCLPRDLVLLNAPDRAEGQFRVPRVIDSGPREGTGS, translated from the coding sequence TTGGCCATAGATCGCAGTCTGGTGGAGCACGTCGCCTTGCTGGCGCGGCTCCAGCTGGGTGAGGAGGAAAAGACCTCTCTGCTTGAGCAGCTCAACAAGATCCTGGACCACGTGAGAAGGCTCGAGGAGATAGATGTTGAAGGAGTCCCCCCCACCTTCCACGTGCTCCCGGACATGAGAAACGTGATGAGACCTGACGAGCCCAGGCCATGCCTTCCCCGGGATCTCGTACTCTTAAACGCCCCGGATAGGGCCGAGGGGCAGTTCCGAGTACCCAGGGTAATCGACTCCGGCCCGAGGGAGGGGACAGGCTCATGA